The following proteins are co-located in the Paludibaculum fermentans genome:
- a CDS encoding carbohydrate binding family 9 domain-containing protein, with protein MPSIHIPKVTRAPKLADFIEGTPREAECVVTDFRQMDPGDGTPVSQPTAAFLSYDEKNLYAAFIAKDDPKLIRARVAKRKQILTDDRITINIDTFHDHLHAYWFDVNPYAIQFDGITTDGYGDDFSWEGLWHTEAKIVADGYVVLITIPFKTLRFPDAESQTWGVVLGRFINRNNEFSMWPFVTRRKLPQFVAQFGHMEGLRGISPGRNLYFTPYGLLSKSRYLDQTVAGPPVMARSTDPRAGLDAKMVIKDALTLDMTLNPDFSQVESDEPQVTVNQRFEVVYPEKRPFFMENASYFNTPQNLFFSRRIVDPEYGIRLTGKLGRWGIGVLAADDRAPGKSVASTDPLHGKRATDAVLSLQRDLFHDSHVRLFVTDREFSNGYNRVAALDTRLHFSSKWFLTAQGANSQTRLLDGTQLSGSTYYAKLNRQDRKLQYYTTYTDRSPGFRADLGYIPRVDIREVKSRIGYKWWREKGALVNFGPALIVLGNWNRRGQTQDWEADLEWSMEFKRLTSLIATRGESMELYLGREFRKSSNYVQFKTEWLKWLAWSSSYTNGAGVNYYPASGLAPELGDSQNATAELTLRPVNRLRLDETYIYSQLKTRKGWSGLPVVVSVYNNHIARSKLNYQFTREFSFRAIVDYNTVLPNTSLVSLEPARRAGYDLLFTYLLHPGTAIYAGYTDIYQNLALDPSRPPYLRYTNYPDFNTGRQAFVKLSYQFRF; from the coding sequence TGATCCGCGCTCGGGTTGCCAAGCGCAAGCAGATTCTCACGGACGACCGGATCACGATCAACATCGATACGTTCCACGATCACCTGCACGCCTACTGGTTTGACGTGAATCCGTATGCAATCCAGTTCGACGGCATCACCACCGATGGGTATGGGGATGACTTCAGTTGGGAGGGGTTGTGGCACACGGAGGCGAAGATCGTTGCCGACGGGTATGTCGTGCTGATTACGATCCCTTTCAAGACGCTGCGATTCCCGGATGCGGAGTCGCAGACCTGGGGCGTCGTGCTGGGCCGCTTCATCAACCGCAACAACGAGTTCTCGATGTGGCCGTTCGTCACCAGGCGGAAGCTGCCGCAGTTTGTGGCGCAGTTCGGCCACATGGAGGGACTGCGAGGCATCTCGCCGGGGCGCAACTTGTACTTCACCCCGTATGGACTGTTGTCGAAGTCGAGGTATCTGGACCAGACGGTGGCGGGTCCTCCGGTGATGGCGCGGTCAACGGATCCACGGGCCGGGCTGGACGCGAAGATGGTGATCAAAGATGCGCTGACGCTGGATATGACTTTGAATCCGGACTTCAGCCAGGTGGAGTCGGATGAGCCACAGGTGACGGTGAACCAGCGGTTCGAGGTGGTGTATCCGGAGAAGCGGCCGTTCTTCATGGAGAATGCTTCGTACTTCAACACGCCGCAGAACCTGTTCTTCTCGCGGCGCATCGTTGATCCGGAGTATGGGATCCGGCTGACCGGGAAGCTGGGGCGGTGGGGGATCGGTGTGCTGGCGGCGGATGACCGGGCTCCAGGGAAGAGTGTTGCCTCGACGGACCCGCTGCACGGGAAGCGCGCCACGGACGCGGTGCTGAGCCTGCAGCGCGACCTGTTCCACGACTCCCACGTGCGGCTCTTTGTGACGGATCGTGAGTTTTCGAACGGCTACAATCGCGTCGCGGCGTTGGATACGCGGCTTCATTTCAGCAGCAAGTGGTTCCTCACCGCGCAGGGCGCCAACTCGCAGACGCGGCTGCTGGACGGCACGCAGCTATCGGGCAGTACGTATTACGCGAAGCTGAACCGTCAGGATCGAAAGCTGCAGTACTACACGACGTATACGGACCGCAGTCCGGGCTTTCGAGCGGATCTGGGCTACATTCCACGGGTCGATATCCGCGAAGTGAAGAGCCGCATCGGGTACAAGTGGTGGCGGGAGAAGGGCGCGCTGGTGAACTTCGGTCCGGCGTTGATCGTGCTCGGCAATTGGAACCGGCGCGGGCAGACGCAGGACTGGGAAGCGGACCTGGAATGGAGCATGGAGTTCAAGCGGCTGACTTCCCTGATTGCCACCCGCGGCGAGTCGATGGAGCTGTACCTGGGGCGTGAGTTCCGGAAGAGTTCGAACTATGTGCAGTTCAAGACGGAGTGGCTGAAGTGGCTGGCCTGGAGCAGTTCGTACACCAATGGAGCGGGTGTCAACTACTATCCGGCGTCCGGGCTGGCTCCGGAGTTGGGCGACAGCCAGAATGCCACGGCCGAGCTGACGTTGCGGCCCGTCAACCGGCTGCGACTGGATGAGACCTACATTTACAGCCAGTTGAAGACGCGTAAGGGGTGGAGCGGCTTGCCAGTGGTGGTGAGCGTCTATAACAATCACATTGCCCGGTCGAAGCTGAACTACCAGTTCACGCGGGAGTTCTCGTTCCGCGCGATTGTGGACTACAACACGGTGCTGCCGAATACGTCGCTGGTGTCGCTGGAGCCGGCGCGGCGAGCTGGCTACGACCTGCTGTTCACCTACCTGCTGCATCCGGGAACGGCGATCTACGCGGGCTATACGGACATCTACCAGAACCTGGCGCTGGATCCTTCGCGTCCGCCGTATCTGCGCTACACGAATTACCCGGACTTCAATACGGGCCGGCAGGCGTTCGTGAAGCTCAGCTATCAATTCCGGTTCTGA